Below is a genomic region from Thioalkalivibrio sp. XN279.
TCAATCCCCAAGAACTTAATATACAGGGGAATGAAGGCTACCCCCATCAGGGCTGCCCACCCTTGCCCCACGTAGTTAGCGATCAGATTGCGCTTGAGCATGGTTAGCGTCGTCAGTACGCCGCGTACCGCACCGGCTCAACGCACCCGTTTCAAGTATCCGTCTGGTGCCACGGTAATCAGCAGCTTGTTCTGGATATCTTTGTCGACCTGAAACTCAGGATGGCTCTTGAGGAACTCCCAGACAGCCGTCTTGGGATTATCCCCGGGACCCCAAGGACGATCGGGAAACATGTATGCCGGTAGGTTCTCGATAATAGTGTCGAAAACCACAAGGTAGCTACCAGGGGTTACTAGCGACGCATAAGCATCAAGCTCGCCGAGAACGTGTTCGTAGGTATGATTGCTGTCGAGACAAACCAGCACACACTCGAAGCCTTCGGCCATGGAATGAATCCGCTTGACGATAACTGAGTCTATGGATGAACCCTCGATCATATTGATGCGATTCGATAACGGATGCGCCTCAATTGCTGCACGGTTATGGGCGCGAATGTCAATGTCGACACCGAGCACGTGGCGACGAGGTTGCCTGGGATCCATCGCAACCCCGTTTTCCAAAGCGTCGCAATAATCAAGCAATGCCAGCATCGAGGCGCTGAAGATCAGCGAGCCACCGTGCGCGATACCGGTTTCGATGATTAGGTCCGGCTTGATTTGCCAGATCAGTTCCTGGAGCGCCACGATGTCCTGAGGATATTGGATGACGGGGCGCCCGCACCAGAAAAAGTTGTAGGAGTATTTTGGCCGGGTCGATGCGAGCATGAAATTGTGGGCGGCCTCCACCAATTCTGGGTTACTCGCGTTAGCGGAGAGTCGATCGATCACCTCTTGTTCGAACTTTGTCACAGTCGTCACCGCCACACTATTAGATTTACTTGGCACATTGTCAGTTTCTCAGATGGATTTCGGATCTATTGTTCCATCAGCTCGCCATCAGCGGAACACACGGTTATCAGAAGAGCGCACGATCAACATCGGTTTCCGGCATGTGGGAGAATTCTGACCGCCCCCTTTTTTCAAGGCTCGCGAACACCTACCACGCGCGGCGGATCGAAAAGGTTGTCTTGCCGCGCGCCAAACTGCAAAAGATCCCGCCGCCCAAATTCGTCCGCGATCTCCTCGGCCAACTGCCGCACCGTAACCGGCACTCCGGAACAGATGTTGATTGGCCCCTGACGGTGACCAAGAGCTGCTTCCGCGATCAGCTCGCCGGCCTCCCGGACATCGAGAAAATCGCGAATCTGTGTTCCGCTAGTCAACTCCGCCGGCTCACCGGCGCTTAGTTGCCGGCGGAGGTACGGAACAAGACGACGCGGATCCTCGCCCTCCCCATAAAGGTAGAACAAACGACACCAGGCAAAGTGCACACCCAATGATGGCAGCAACTGGCTCAGCACGAGAAACGCAGACGCCTTGCAGGCTGCGTAAAGGCTTTGTGGCTTGAGCGGGGTGTCGGTGGTCACCGTGCCAACATCTAGATCGTACTCAAAACAGGTGCCAACACCTACGAATCTGCGAACGCCGGCCTGGATACTAGCGTGGGCCAAATCGATGGTGCCCTTAAGACACGTCACGTTTTGGTCCGAATCAAGATACTTGCCTGGTTCCGTATACCATGCCAAGTGAATCACCGTATCCACTCCATCCAAGACCGATTTCCACCAAGATGGCTTTGCCTGGAAAAGGTCAGGTGTTTCTATAACGTGGACACCGTGTTCCAAAGGGATTGAGGTTGATGACCCGTTACGCAGGACCAATCTCAAGGGATGTCGTTTCTTGGCAAGGCTGCGGACGACCTGACGACCAACGAACCCGTCGCCACCGGTAACCAGGATCATGTCTCGAGCGCCTCAGTCATATGGCACGCAGTGTTGGTACGGCAGTCACAAACCGCGTGCCTCGCTCATCCAGTGCGACAAATTGGCTTCGGAGTTCGTCAGCTATGTTCCACGGCAGGATCAACAAGTCATCTGGTGGCTGATCGAGTAATGCCTGCGGAGATTTTATTGGGATATGACTGCCAGGCAGATAACGCCCCTGCTTGGATACGGCAGCATCGCAGACGAAGGGCAACAGGTCGGGCTTAATACCAGCGTAGTTCAACAGGGTGCTGCCTTTGGCAGCTGCGCCATAGCCCGCAACCTTTCGGCCAGTGCGCTTCTGTTCGATGAGGTAAGCCACAAGATCGTCCTTTACCTTGTCCGCACGGGGCTGGAACCTTTGGTAGACATTGAGGTCGCGGAGGCCGGCCCGCGATTCCGCGTCGAGGATCGCACCCAACCTATCTGTTGTCTTCCGTTGATCTTCGGCATGAACCCCATAGACACGAAGGCTACCGCCGTGGGTGAGCAATTGCTCGACATCCCATATGCGCAAACTGTGCACCGAGAAAATCCGCTGTACCGTATGGAGCGAGAGGTATGAGAAATGCTCGTGGTAGACAGTGTCGAACTGCGTGTGTTGGATCAGCCGCAGCAGGTGCGGAAATTCCAGGGTGATTGTCCCGCCGGGCTTTAGTGCCTGTCGGAGACCGACAGTGAAGTCGTTGATGTCCGGAACATGCGCGTAGACGTTGTTGCCGATGATAAGGTCGGCCTGTTGGCCTGCGTCTGCCAGGCGCTGGCCCAACGCGGCGCCGAAGAACTCACGTAGCACTGGGATGCCCTGTGCTTCCGCTTCCGCGGCTGTGCCGGCAGCCGGCTCAATCCCGAGACAGGGTATGCCGGCGACGACGAAGTTTTTGAGCAGGTAACCATCATTCGCCGCAACCTCGATGACGAAGCTGGCAACATCAAGCCCTAGGCGCCTACGGATCATCTCCGTGTAGCGGGCCGCATGTGCCAACCATGTCGTTGATGTCGAGGAAAAGTACGCGTAGTCGGAGCGGAACAGCTCCTCGGGTTGAGCGTAGTCTTCTGTCTGGACAAGCCAGCAGTGATCGCAGACATAGAGCTTGAGCGGGTAATACAGCTCGGGGCTGTGGAGGTCTGCCTCGGTCAGGTAGGCGTTGGACGGCGGTGCAAAACCCAGGTCCAAGAAGACGTGTTGGAGTCGGGTGCAACAATGGCGGCAGTTCACAATACGTCCACCCCCATAAAAAACTCATCCAGGAAGGGATGTGTCTGATCCCGATCGGACCGGTCTCCGACCGGCAGAGGCCAGGCTATACCGAGACGCGGGTCGAGGGCATTGAGCGCGCCTTCGGCGTCCGAGTGATAGGCGGCGGTGTGCAGATAGAAGACCTCGCAATCGTCGGCGAGCGTCTGGAAACCGTGCGCAAAGCCTTCGGGGATGACCAGAGTTCGTCGATTCGTGGCGCTCAGACGTTCTGCGTGCCAGCACAGGAAACTCGGCGATCGCCACCGGAGATCGACCGCGACATCGAACACCTCGCCCTTAACGCAGGTGACCAGCTTCATTTCGGCATGAGGCGGGTACTGGAAATGCATGCCCCGCACCGTCCCCGCCTTCACTGTGAGCGTGTGGTTGATTTGCTCAATACCTCTTCCTTTGAGCAGATCAGCCAGTTCTGCGCGGCAAAAGAGCCTGTCCAAACGGCCACGTTGGTCGCCGATTGGGTGGCGTGTCAGTAGGGAGAGCCCTGCCAACGGGGTATTGGCGAGAGTGAACCGTCTCATGGCGTGCCAACGAATGCAGCTATATCGGCCTCGGATAGTGTGAGGGCGCTCGCACCAGACGCTTGCTCTCGATACCACTGGAGCGTTCTAGTGACCGCCTGAGACAGGGACCAGCGGGGCTGCACGTCTAGTATGGTTCGGGCCTTTGTGATCTCCAGCGCAAGCCAGCCGGCTTCGTGAGGGCCATCGGCGCCGTCGCGGTAGTCTATGGCCCCGGCACCGTAGGCGGCGCGAGCCAGCTCGATCACCTCACGGACCGACACAGCCTCGTGAGGCAGCGGGCCAAAGTTGTAGGGCCCCGCAAGGGCCGGCTGATCCCACAGTCGTTCCGCCAACCGCAGGTAGGCACCAAGAGGTTCCAGCACGTGCTGCCAAGGCCGGGTTGCGGCGGGGTTCCGAACGAAGAGGGATCGCCCAGCGCTCCACGCTCTCACCGCATCTGGAATCAGGCGATCCTCCGACCAGTCGCCGCCGCCAATGACGTTTCCGGCGCGCGCGGAGGCTACAGCAATACCCCGCTCGGCGAGAAAGGCATCACGGTAACTCGCGATGACTAACTCAGAGGCGGCTTTGCTGGCACTGTAGGGATCGTGCCCGCCCAACGCGTCGGTTTCTCGA
It encodes:
- a CDS encoding cephalosporin hydroxylase family protein yields the protein MTKFEQEVIDRLSANASNPELVEAAHNFMLASTRPKYSYNFFWCGRPVIQYPQDIVALQELIWQIKPDLIIETGIAHGGSLIFSASMLALLDYCDALENGVAMDPRQPRRHVLGVDIDIRAHNRAAIEAHPLSNRINMIEGSSIDSVIVKRIHSMAEGFECVLVCLDSNHTYEHVLGELDAYASLVTPGSYLVVFDTIIENLPAYMFPDRPWGPGDNPKTAVWEFLKSHPEFQVDKDIQNKLLITVAPDGYLKRVR
- a CDS encoding NAD(P)-dependent oxidoreductase, whose translation is MILVTGGDGFVGRQVVRSLAKKRHPLRLVLRNGSSTSIPLEHGVHVIETPDLFQAKPSWWKSVLDGVDTVIHLAWYTEPGKYLDSDQNVTCLKGTIDLAHASIQAGVRRFVGVGTCFEYDLDVGTVTTDTPLKPQSLYAACKASAFLVLSQLLPSLGVHFAWCRLFYLYGEGEDPRRLVPYLRRQLSAGEPAELTSGTQIRDFLDVREAGELIAEAALGHRQGPINICSGVPVTVRQLAEEIADEFGRRDLLQFGARQDNLFDPPRVVGVREP
- a CDS encoding class I SAM-dependent methyltransferase, with amino-acid sequence MNCRHCCTRLQHVFLDLGFAPPSNAYLTEADLHSPELYYPLKLYVCDHCWLVQTEDYAQPEELFRSDYAYFSSTSTTWLAHAARYTEMIRRRLGLDVASFVIEVAANDGYLLKNFVVAGIPCLGIEPAAGTAAEAEAQGIPVLREFFGAALGQRLADAGQQADLIIGNNVYAHVPDINDFTVGLRQALKPGGTITLEFPHLLRLIQHTQFDTVYHEHFSYLSLHTVQRIFSVHSLRIWDVEQLLTHGGSLRVYGVHAEDQRKTTDRLGAILDAESRAGLRDLNVYQRFQPRADKVKDDLVAYLIEQKRTGRKVAGYGAAAKGSTLLNYAGIKPDLLPFVCDAAVSKQGRYLPGSHIPIKSPQALLDQPPDDLLILPWNIADELRSQFVALDERGTRFVTAVPTLRAI
- a CDS encoding dTDP-4-dehydrorhamnose 3,5-epimerase family protein, which produces MRRFTLANTPLAGLSLLTRHPIGDQRGRLDRLFCRAELADLLKGRGIEQINHTLTVKAGTVRGMHFQYPPHAEMKLVTCVKGEVFDVAVDLRWRSPSFLCWHAERLSATNRRTLVIPEGFAHGFQTLADDCEVFYLHTAAYHSDAEGALNALDPRLGIAWPLPVGDRSDRDQTHPFLDEFFMGVDVL
- the rfbG gene encoding CDP-glucose 4,6-dehydratase yields the protein MRYVNPRPRFWRGKRVLLTGHTGFKGSWLALWLNRLGASVTGIALPPTSEPNLFTLADISLLLESHEIDIRDADALAYWIGAADPEIVFHLAAQPLVRASYRDPLGTFSTNIQGTANLLEALRPLPHLRVVVAITTDKVYQNLEHPFPYRETDALGGHDPYSASKAASELVIASYRDAFLAERGIAVASARAGNVIGGGDWSEDRLIPDAVRAWSAGRSLFVRNPAATRPWQHVLEPLGAYLRLAERLWDQPALAGPYNFGPLPHEAVSVREVIELARAAYGAGAIDYRDGADGPHEAGWLALEITKARTILDVQPRWSLSQAVTRTLQWYREQASGASALTLSEADIAAFVGTP